Proteins found in one Seonamhaeicola sp. S2-3 genomic segment:
- a CDS encoding patatin-like phospholipase family protein encodes MKNYFLFLLCLVGTIAFSQEKERPKIGLSLSGGGAKGLAHIGLLQAIDSAGIKVDYVTGTSMGAIVGGLYAVGYSGKEIEDIAHKIDWDKILTNRSSYDLLILPKKNNMGKYLEIPLIDGKISFRKGALESNELWLTLNELFFPYLTTSDFSKFQKGFRCVAADIENGDAVVLKNGNIVKAIRASMAIPVAFTPVEIDKKTLIDGGIAMNFPVSEVKDMGADFVIGSSVSGILLQRKDIDNPFQMISQLAFYKENKDFQQQVKSTDIFVDYPIEKYKASSFSSSNEIITLGIKRGKEMYPQLKQLKDSLDAIYGKEPVHIEKRKMTNELFVSKFHANGLSEREADFFMNMMGFEDNKSYSSDVFSDKIREVFGSGNFRKINYEVVPNNESDSITVNINFEKEPQNLIKTGLNYNSERGIALILGYTVLGYSNPFSETSAEIAIGENPQFNIRNHYFFNNKRNWYLESTVKAEYTDISVYNENLKKSGLYNQKHFSFEVKANKLITGNFTAGIGSRYEYLKYSPEIETFPRVYGKINFLTGFVDLHFNNLNSPSYPNSGNIIDFEAGVNYNQHPDFKYDDGNSATPQSSPLFSKKAYYSIKYYSAHYLPVNKHSLFFKLHSGMHFGNKQPFLNDFIVGGNDLVIRNQILFPGFRTNSIFSSSVIAPQVGLHYSVTKKLVVTATSSFLKYDFIKSNIIIDENHGNSSVWGVALAAGYRSFIGPLEAIFMYNDINNNISPSFNIGYSLNF; translated from the coding sequence ATGAAAAACTATTTCCTATTTCTTTTATGCCTCGTTGGTACTATTGCTTTTTCCCAAGAAAAAGAACGTCCCAAAATTGGGCTTTCCCTGAGCGGTGGCGGCGCCAAAGGGCTTGCTCATATAGGATTGTTACAGGCTATTGATTCTGCCGGAATTAAAGTGGATTATGTTACCGGAACGAGTATGGGCGCTATTGTTGGCGGACTTTATGCTGTAGGTTATAGCGGAAAAGAAATAGAGGACATTGCGCACAAAATAGATTGGGATAAAATACTCACAAATAGATCATCTTATGATTTGCTGATACTCCCAAAGAAAAATAACATGGGAAAATATCTTGAAATCCCTTTGATAGATGGGAAAATATCTTTCCGAAAAGGAGCTTTGGAATCAAATGAACTTTGGTTGACGCTCAACGAATTGTTTTTTCCTTACCTGACAACCTCCGATTTTAGTAAATTCCAAAAAGGATTTCGCTGTGTTGCGGCAGACATTGAGAATGGAGATGCTGTGGTTCTTAAAAATGGTAATATCGTTAAAGCTATTCGTGCAAGTATGGCAATTCCCGTTGCTTTTACACCTGTCGAAATTGATAAAAAAACACTTATTGACGGCGGTATCGCGATGAATTTTCCGGTGTCAGAAGTCAAGGATATGGGCGCAGATTTTGTTATAGGCAGCTCTGTTTCGGGTATTTTATTGCAAAGAAAAGATATCGATAATCCATTTCAAATGATTTCACAACTTGCATTCTATAAGGAGAATAAAGATTTTCAGCAACAAGTAAAATCTACTGATATTTTTGTTGATTATCCTATTGAAAAATACAAGGCCTCTAGTTTTTCATCCTCAAATGAGATCATTACTCTAGGAATAAAGAGAGGAAAGGAAATGTATCCGCAATTGAAGCAATTGAAGGATTCTCTTGATGCAATATATGGCAAAGAACCCGTACACATTGAGAAGCGTAAAATGACAAATGAATTGTTTGTTTCAAAATTTCATGCCAACGGACTCAGTGAAAGAGAAGCCGATTTTTTTATGAATATGATGGGTTTTGAAGATAATAAAAGTTATTCTTCGGATGTATTCTCCGATAAGATCAGGGAAGTTTTTGGGTCGGGGAATTTCAGAAAAATAAATTATGAGGTTGTACCAAACAATGAAAGTGACAGTATAACGGTAAATATTAATTTTGAAAAGGAACCTCAGAATCTTATTAAAACGGGGTTGAATTATAATTCAGAGCGAGGGATTGCATTGATACTTGGTTATACGGTATTGGGGTATTCTAATCCATTTTCTGAAACCTCTGCTGAAATTGCGATTGGTGAAAATCCACAGTTTAATATCCGCAATCATTATTTCTTTAATAACAAAAGAAACTGGTATCTGGAATCTACTGTAAAAGCAGAATATACAGACATATCCGTATATAATGAGAATCTTAAAAAATCAGGTCTATATAATCAAAAACATTTTTCATTTGAGGTAAAAGCCAACAAGCTTATTACGGGCAATTTTACGGCAGGAATAGGTTCTCGGTATGAATATCTAAAATATTCACCCGAGATAGAAACATTCCCAAGGGTTTATGGGAAAATTAATTTCCTTACCGGATTCGTTGATTTGCATTTTAATAACTTAAATAGTCCTTCCTATCCAAACAGTGGTAATATTATTGACTTTGAAGCCGGCGTAAACTATAATCAACACCCTGATTTTAAGTATGATGATGGGAATTCAGCAACGCCACAATCTTCTCCCTTATTCAGTAAAAAAGCATATTATTCCATAAAATATTATTCAGCTCACTATTTGCCTGTTAATAAACATTCCCTATTTTTTAAATTACATTCGGGTATGCATTTTGGAAATAAGCAACCTTTTCTCAACGATTTTATTGTCGGAGGCAACGATTTGGTAATACGGAATCAGATCTTATTTCCTGGTTTTCGTACTAATTCCATTTTTAGCTCAAGCGTGATTGCTCCACAAGTAGGATTACATTATTCCGTTACCAAAAAACTTGTTGTAACAGCTACATCAAGCTTTCTGAAATACGATTTTATTAAATCTAATATTATCATAGATGAGAATCACGGGAACAGTTCCGTTTGGGGTGTCGCTTTAGCCGCGGGTTATAGATCCTTTATTGGACCATTAGAAGCTATTTTTATGTATAACGACATTAATAATAATATTTCGCCAAGTTTTAATATAGGCTATTCTTTGAATTTTTAA
- a CDS encoding lipopolysaccharide kinase InaA family protein, translating into MKRKMKIHLDYLHLNGFITDTIDNFTTQGDIIQNHRNEIKIFEYGKYKFVVKSFKKITIANRIIYKFFRKSKARRSYENALKLLELKIGTPFPVAYIDESSVLYLKNSYFISCFLEHETADKYLTDSPDVPFLEAMGAFLFRLHKKEVFHYDLHTSNILTIDDHKGNFDFSLVDINRLKFEKPTKKRRIKNLNRLFLPFDQYSILISKYAEMAEFDVFSFAHKQLYQRKKHQVFIQIKSLFKDLYKKNVAPAISRNTQK; encoded by the coding sequence ATGAAGAGAAAGATGAAAATCCATTTAGATTACTTACATCTAAATGGATTTATTACAGATACTATTGACAATTTTACTACGCAAGGAGATATTATTCAAAACCATAGAAATGAAATTAAGATTTTTGAATACGGAAAGTATAAATTTGTTGTAAAATCTTTTAAAAAGATTACCATAGCTAATAGAATTATTTACAAATTTTTTAGAAAATCTAAAGCCAGACGCTCGTATGAAAATGCCCTTAAATTATTGGAACTTAAAATAGGCACACCTTTTCCTGTTGCTTATATAGATGAGAGTTCTGTATTATATTTAAAGAATTCTTATTTTATAAGCTGTTTTTTGGAACATGAAACCGCCGATAAATACTTAACCGATAGTCCTGATGTGCCATTTTTAGAAGCTATGGGAGCGTTTTTATTTCGTCTTCATAAAAAAGAAGTATTTCATTATGATCTACACACATCTAATATATTAACGATAGATGACCATAAAGGGAATTTTGATTTCAGCCTGGTTGATATCAATCGATTAAAGTTTGAAAAGCCAACTAAAAAAAGAAGAATTAAGAATTTGAATCGGCTCTTTCTGCCTTTTGATCAATATTCAATTCTTATCTCAAAATATGCAGAAATGGCTGAGTTCGATGTTTTTTCATTTGCTCACAAACAATTATATCAGAGAAAAAAACATCAGGTTTTTATACAAATAAAAAGCCTGTTTAAAGATTTATATAAAAAAAATGTGGCACCTGCAATAAGTAGGAATACGCAAAAATAA
- a CDS encoding SDR family NAD(P)-dependent oxidoreductase yields MERLKGKIAIITGASQGMGESHARAFVAEGAKVVLTDLNEARGNAIAEELGLDNSLFIKQDVSKVEDWKNVIEQAELKFGPVNVLVNNAGILGPIANAIELDEEQYQKVIEVNQDSVYYGMKYTLPSMIKAGIGSIVNISSIAGIVAIYGYPSLAYMGSKFAVRGMTKAVAVEFANKNIRANSVHPGFIKTPMMADATDEGGGSATQFIPLGRLAETSEVSNLVVFLASDESSYLTGTEQIIDGGMSIQ; encoded by the coding sequence ATGGAACGTTTAAAAGGAAAAATTGCAATAATTACAGGAGCATCGCAAGGAATGGGAGAATCTCATGCAAGAGCATTTGTTGCTGAGGGAGCAAAAGTCGTATTGACAGACCTTAACGAAGCGCGTGGCAATGCTATTGCTGAGGAATTAGGGTTAGACAATTCGCTGTTTATAAAACAAGATGTAAGCAAAGTTGAAGACTGGAAAAATGTTATTGAACAAGCTGAACTTAAGTTTGGACCGGTGAATGTTTTGGTAAATAATGCTGGTATTTTGGGACCTATAGCCAATGCGATAGAACTGGATGAAGAGCAGTATCAAAAAGTAATCGAAGTTAATCAAGACAGCGTTTATTATGGCATGAAATATACTTTGCCATCTATGATAAAGGCTGGTATTGGTTCTATCGTTAATATCTCATCCATTGCAGGTATAGTGGCCATTTATGGTTATCCGAGTTTGGCTTATATGGGAAGCAAATTTGCTGTTAGAGGAATGACAAAGGCAGTTGCGGTTGAATTTGCAAATAAAAATATACGTGCAAATTCCGTTCATCCAGGATTCATTAAAACTCCAATGATGGCTGATGCTACCGACGAAGGCGGAGGAAGTGCAACACAATTTATTCCATTGGGTCGATTAGCTGAGACTTCGGAGGTAAGCAATCTGGTTGTATTTCTGGCATCTGATGAATCTTCCTACCTAACAGGGACAGAGCAAATCATTGATGGAGGAATGAGTATCCAATAG
- a CDS encoding HlyD family secretion protein, translating into MSQDKTEQQQTEKIAKNSKKPNKGNKGVKGRVISMIVLVLVLVGLYWVIKSYFNIGNNRYTNAAQIESFINPVNTRVSAYIKEIRFVEHQYVKKGDTLVILDDREIQTQLGQAESVYLAALASRNVTANASKTAFNNISTAQSNVTAAEANMESAKARLWNAEQNYERFKNLLIDEAITRQQFDQVKTEYDASKAQLEAITSQYHAMRNTKGTSELTANEVQSRIGMNDAEIQRAENALAMAKLNLSYTVITAPHDGIMGRRSINIGQLLNSSQQVATIVDINSIWVTANYREKQMKNVVIDGLVRIKVDALGGQEFEGRVTAVSGATGARYAAIPVDNSTGNFVKVQQRIPVRIEFTDNNKADDLKSLRVGMNVEVTLK; encoded by the coding sequence ATGTCACAAGATAAAACAGAACAACAACAAACCGAGAAGATAGCAAAGAACTCAAAAAAACCAAACAAAGGAAATAAGGGAGTTAAAGGAAGGGTTATCAGTATGATTGTATTGGTATTGGTCTTGGTGGGTTTATATTGGGTAATAAAGTCCTATTTCAATATCGGAAATAATCGTTACACCAATGCTGCCCAAATAGAGTCTTTTATCAATCCAGTAAACACACGCGTTTCGGCATATATAAAAGAAATAAGGTTCGTAGAACATCAATACGTTAAAAAAGGGGATACGCTCGTTATTCTGGATGACCGAGAAATACAGACACAGTTGGGACAAGCTGAGTCGGTCTATCTCGCAGCTTTAGCATCAAGAAATGTTACAGCGAATGCTTCAAAAACAGCATTTAATAATATTAGTACCGCACAGTCAAACGTGACGGCCGCCGAAGCGAATATGGAATCGGCAAAGGCAAGGTTGTGGAATGCAGAACAGAATTATGAGCGATTTAAAAATTTGTTGATAGATGAAGCCATTACACGCCAGCAATTTGATCAGGTAAAAACGGAATACGATGCCAGTAAGGCTCAGCTAGAAGCCATTACTTCCCAATATCACGCTATGCGAAATACAAAGGGAACCAGTGAGTTGACTGCCAATGAAGTTCAATCTCGAATAGGAATGAACGATGCTGAAATACAACGTGCCGAAAATGCGCTTGCCATGGCAAAGCTAAATCTTTCCTATACGGTAATCACTGCGCCACATGATGGGATAATGGGTAGAAGGAGCATCAATATCGGTCAATTACTGAATTCCAGTCAGCAGGTTGCAACAATTGTGGATATCAACAGTATCTGGGTTACCGCCAATTATCGTGAAAAACAAATGAAGAATGTTGTAATCGATGGTTTGGTGAGGATAAAAGTTGATGCTTTGGGAGGACAAGAATTTGAAGGAAGAGTAACTGCTGTATCAGGAGCTACAGGCGCTAGATATGCAGCTATTCCTGTGGATAATTCAACGGGGAATTTTGTAAAAGTACAACAGCGAATACCTGTACGAATTGAGTTTACAGACAATAATAAGGCTGATGATTTGAAATCACTACGAGTAGGAATGAACGTTGAAGTAACCCTAAAATAG
- a CDS encoding TolC family protein: protein MKKNPFSYLLWIFCLFFSGSLVYAQEPVQKKITIENLFLLVVENNPSLSVSKTDVKVAEQAVKVSKDMRLPDVNFNASALYIGDGTILDKDFSNATKVELPHFGNTFSIEATQLIWKGNVVRNTIQIKSLQEDLATLSYLSNEQNVKLLALGYYLDLYKLQNQASVYRENIELAEQRIRNINRFYDQGMVTRNDVIRGELQISNLNLALQVIENNMQILNRQLTVALGLPEETQIIADDSVSSEHPEILLLERYQNDAQNHPSVLRTQKAVEIFETSEKITKTERMPALVAFAGNTLQRPITTTSPVLDMYSHGWNVGLSLNFNIGSLYKTSKKIQLNNYETERAKAQAKEVEQMVGIGINTAYVKYNEAITQNKTIEKNRELADENYRIMESKYNNQLAILLDMIDASNAKLDAELQHTNSEINIVFAYYRLLKESGKL, encoded by the coding sequence ATGAAAAAGAACCCATTCAGTTATCTATTATGGATATTCTGTTTATTTTTTTCGGGCTCCTTAGTTTATGCCCAAGAACCCGTGCAGAAAAAGATCACCATTGAGAATCTTTTTTTGCTGGTCGTCGAAAATAACCCGTCACTATCCGTCTCCAAAACAGATGTTAAGGTTGCAGAACAGGCCGTTAAGGTCTCCAAAGATATGCGACTCCCTGATGTTAATTTTAATGCAAGCGCCTTATATATTGGTGATGGTACTATTCTGGACAAAGATTTCTCCAATGCTACAAAAGTAGAACTGCCCCACTTCGGAAACACGTTTTCCATAGAAGCTACGCAATTGATTTGGAAAGGAAATGTCGTGCGTAATACGATTCAAATAAAATCACTCCAAGAAGATTTGGCAACTCTCAGTTATCTCTCTAATGAGCAAAATGTCAAACTACTTGCCTTAGGATACTATTTGGACTTATATAAGCTGCAAAATCAGGCAAGTGTTTATCGTGAAAATATAGAACTCGCAGAACAACGCATACGGAATATCAACCGTTTCTATGACCAAGGAATGGTAACCCGAAACGATGTAATACGAGGCGAGTTGCAGATATCCAATTTAAATCTCGCTTTACAGGTTATCGAGAATAATATGCAAATTTTAAACAGGCAGCTAACGGTAGCTTTGGGGTTACCCGAAGAAACACAAATCATAGCCGATGATTCTGTTTCAAGCGAACACCCAGAAATCCTTCTCTTGGAGAGGTATCAGAACGATGCGCAAAACCACCCCTCCGTTTTACGGACCCAAAAGGCAGTAGAAATTTTTGAAACTTCCGAAAAGATAACCAAAACAGAACGGATGCCGGCTTTGGTCGCTTTTGCAGGAAATACGTTGCAACGGCCTATTACTACTACATCGCCCGTTTTGGATATGTACTCCCATGGATGGAATGTGGGCTTGTCACTTAATTTTAATATCGGATCATTATACAAAACTTCTAAAAAAATACAGCTAAACAATTACGAAACGGAAAGAGCAAAAGCCCAAGCAAAAGAAGTGGAGCAAATGGTAGGGATTGGAATAAATACGGCTTATGTCAAATACAATGAAGCGATTACTCAAAATAAAACCATTGAAAAGAATCGAGAATTAGCGGATGAAAATTATCGGATAATGGAAAGCAAATACAATAACCAACTGGCAATTTTGTTGGATATGATAGATGCAAGTAATGCGAAGTTAGATGCAGAGTTACAACATACAAACTCTGAAATAAACATTGTTTTCGCCTACTACAGACTATTAAAAGAGAGCGGGAAGCTGTAG
- a CDS encoding AraC family transcriptional regulator, with protein sequence MLKIFDERVLVEKVVEGELIRPSQSCVVFIQKGSIELEVNSVRTTYQSSALVLFSPMKMYKLIHCSEHLKAYFVLYNQEVLKERINVSFNKFSVIQLMNMEQSKDAYSLSKEAFSHFWNTTEQLYFYLKNPNCSKFNEEIVVHSFTVIAYMFVDTMMKSSPLNTEHNTRKEAIAISFIDLVSTHFTKERELKFYADKLFISIKYLSICVKEVTGTSPRILIANTLLDEAKLMLINSGLNISTIADHLSFSDQYAFGKFFKRHTGLSPRSFRKDIASTHTI encoded by the coding sequence ATGCTTAAAATATTTGATGAAAGAGTCTTAGTTGAAAAAGTAGTTGAAGGAGAACTCATTCGGCCTTCACAGTCTTGCGTTGTTTTCATCCAAAAGGGTAGTATTGAGCTTGAAGTGAACAGTGTACGTACGACTTACCAGAGTTCAGCATTAGTTTTGTTTTCTCCGATGAAAATGTACAAGCTCATTCATTGCTCAGAACACCTCAAGGCATACTTTGTTCTGTACAACCAGGAAGTACTAAAAGAACGAATCAATGTAAGTTTTAATAAATTTTCCGTTATTCAACTTATGAATATGGAGCAGAGCAAAGATGCATATTCGCTATCTAAAGAGGCATTCAGCCACTTTTGGAACACCACCGAGCAGCTATATTTTTATTTAAAAAATCCTAACTGTTCAAAATTTAACGAGGAAATTGTTGTTCATAGTTTTACCGTAATCGCTTATATGTTCGTGGATACCATGATGAAAAGTAGCCCACTGAATACAGAGCATAACACCAGAAAAGAAGCTATTGCCATAAGCTTTATAGATCTTGTATCCACTCATTTCACCAAAGAAAGAGAATTGAAGTTTTATGCGGATAAACTATTTATATCCATTAAATACTTGTCTATTTGTGTTAAAGAAGTTACAGGAACTTCACCTCGTATCCTCATTGCAAATACGCTTCTAGATGAGGCAAAGCTCATGTTGATTAATTCAGGGCTGAATATTTCCACCATAGCCGATCACTTGAGTTTTTCCGATCAGTATGCGTTTGGGAAGTTTTTCAAGAGACATACTGGGTTAAGCCCTCGGAGCTTTAGAAAGGATATTGCTTCAACACATACCATTTAG